A window of the Callospermophilus lateralis isolate mCalLat2 chromosome 7, mCalLat2.hap1, whole genome shotgun sequence genome harbors these coding sequences:
- the Spata46 gene encoding spermatogenesis-associated protein 46 isoform X1, with protein sequence MENFSLLSISGLRISSSALSTFPDITPSYATSLPDISKAAVPTEVSSSAQALPSQYQSSALRHGVHNTVPAPDCTLGDTQNGEQLRRNCTIYRPWFSPYSYFVCTDKDSHLEAYGFPEVERDEGRGDNCLPEDMAESICSSSSSPENTCPRESTKKSRHGLDSTDYITSQDILMVSRWQPAQQNGYKCAACCRMYPTLHSLKSHIKGGFKEGFSCKVYYRKLKTLWGKEQKARQGDRLSSGSCQAFK encoded by the exons ATGGAAAACTTCTCACTCCTCAGCATCTCTGGACTTCGAATCTCTTCCTCTGCCTTGAGCACTTTTCCTGATATTACACCCTCATATGCCACCAGTTTACCAG ATATTTCAAAGGCAGCGGTACCCACTGAGGTTTCCAGCTCAGCTCAGGCCTTGCCATCCCAGTATCAAAGCAGTGCTCTCCGGCATGGGGTACATAACACAGTGCCTGCACCAG ACTGCACCTTGGGGGACACCCAGAATGGGGAGCAGCTAAGGCGGAACTGCACCATCTACCGGCCCTGGTTCTCCCCTTACAGTTACTTTGTGTGCACGGATAAAGACAGCCACCTGGAGGCCTATGGCTTCCCAGAGGTGGagagggatgagggcaggggggaCAACTGCCTTCCTGAGGACATGGCTGAGAGCATCTGCTCATCATCTTCCTCCCCAGAAAATACATGCCCCCGAGAGTCCACCAAGAAATCCAGGCATGGCTTGGACTCCACGGACTACATCACGTCCCAGGACATCCTAATGGTCTCCAGGTGGCAGCCGGCCCAGCAAAATGGCTACAAGTGTGCAGCCTGCTGCCGCATGTACCCTACCCTCCACTCCCTCAAGAGCCACATAAAGGGGGGCTTCAAAGAGGGCTTCAGCTGCAAGGTGTACTACCGTAAGCTCAAAACCCTCTGGGGCAAGGAGCAGAAGGCCCGGCAGGGGGACAGGCTCTCCTCAGGGAGCTGTCAGGCTTTCAAGTAG
- the Spata46 gene encoding spermatogenesis-associated protein 46 isoform X2, protein MENFSLLSISGLRISSSALSTFPDITPSYATSLPDCTLGDTQNGEQLRRNCTIYRPWFSPYSYFVCTDKDSHLEAYGFPEVERDEGRGDNCLPEDMAESICSSSSSPENTCPRESTKKSRHGLDSTDYITSQDILMVSRWQPAQQNGYKCAACCRMYPTLHSLKSHIKGGFKEGFSCKVYYRKLKTLWGKEQKARQGDRLSSGSCQAFK, encoded by the exons ATGGAAAACTTCTCACTCCTCAGCATCTCTGGACTTCGAATCTCTTCCTCTGCCTTGAGCACTTTTCCTGATATTACACCCTCATATGCCACCAGTTTACCAG ACTGCACCTTGGGGGACACCCAGAATGGGGAGCAGCTAAGGCGGAACTGCACCATCTACCGGCCCTGGTTCTCCCCTTACAGTTACTTTGTGTGCACGGATAAAGACAGCCACCTGGAGGCCTATGGCTTCCCAGAGGTGGagagggatgagggcaggggggaCAACTGCCTTCCTGAGGACATGGCTGAGAGCATCTGCTCATCATCTTCCTCCCCAGAAAATACATGCCCCCGAGAGTCCACCAAGAAATCCAGGCATGGCTTGGACTCCACGGACTACATCACGTCCCAGGACATCCTAATGGTCTCCAGGTGGCAGCCGGCCCAGCAAAATGGCTACAAGTGTGCAGCCTGCTGCCGCATGTACCCTACCCTCCACTCCCTCAAGAGCCACATAAAGGGGGGCTTCAAAGAGGGCTTCAGCTGCAAGGTGTACTACCGTAAGCTCAAAACCCTCTGGGGCAAGGAGCAGAAGGCCCGGCAGGGGGACAGGCTCTCCTCAGGGAGCTGTCAGGCTTTCAAGTAG